Proteins encoded by one window of Alkalinema sp. FACHB-956:
- a CDS encoding DUF4351 domain-containing protein, whose product MGNETLQPDEQDSPWKKVLRLYFREALDFFFPEIAQVVDWTKPIEFLDKELLKLAPTAVMGKRYADQLVKLHRNQGPDIYLLIHVEIQAVPEKGFAKRIYTYSFRIFDYFEHHATSIAILCDGKPHWRPSHYNVTQPGTTLNFEFSTVKLLDYRDRWAELERSQNPFAWVVMAHLKMQETRRDKLSRKDWKLRLIRSLHESGYNKTDVLNLFNFIDWILGLPKALEHKFWQELQAYEEERKVPYITSVERIGYDRGKIEGRQEEAQRSLERERSLILRLLSRKVGSIDDLILDRINVLSIEHLESLGEALLDFESIDDLTNWLNNQD is encoded by the coding sequence ATGGGCAACGAAACACTCCAACCAGATGAACAAGATTCACCGTGGAAAAAGGTGCTGCGGCTGTATTTTCGGGAGGCGCTAGACTTCTTTTTCCCGGAGATTGCGCAGGTTGTCGATTGGACAAAGCCGATCGAATTTCTGGACAAGGAATTGTTGAAACTGGCACCCACCGCCGTCATGGGCAAGCGGTACGCCGATCAATTGGTCAAACTGCACCGCAACCAGGGGCCAGATATTTACCTATTGATTCACGTTGAGATTCAAGCTGTGCCTGAAAAAGGCTTTGCCAAGCGGATTTACACCTATTCGTTTCGAATTTTCGATTATTTTGAACACCATGCCACGAGTATTGCAATTCTGTGCGATGGAAAACCGCATTGGCGACCGTCGCACTACAACGTAACGCAACCCGGAACAACGCTAAATTTTGAGTTCAGTACGGTGAAGTTGTTGGATTACCGCGATCGGTGGGCGGAGTTGGAGCGCAGCCAAAATCCCTTTGCCTGGGTGGTGATGGCCCATTTAAAGATGCAGGAAACCCGGCGGGATAAGCTGAGTCGGAAGGACTGGAAGCTGCGGCTGATCCGGTCTCTGCATGAGTCTGGCTATAATAAAACAGATGTGCTGAATCTGTTCAACTTCATCGATTGGATTTTGGGGTTACCCAAAGCGTTAGAGCATAAGTTTTGGCAAGAGTTGCAAGCCTACGAGGAGGAGCGCAAAGTGCCTTACATTACCAGCGTGGAACGAATTGGCTACGATCGGGGCAAGATTGAAGGCCGTCAGGAAGAAGCCCAACGATCGCTGGAACGGGAACGATCGCTGATCCTACGCTTACTTAGCCGTAAAGTTGGCTCCATCGACGATCTCATACTCGATCGCATCAACGTGCTATCGATCGAACACCTTGAATCCCTCGGTGAAGCGTTGCTGGATTTTGAATCGATCGATGACCTTACCAATTGGTTAAACAATCAGGATTAG
- the minD gene encoding septum site-determining protein MinD yields the protein MGRVIVVTSGKGGVGKTTTTANLGMALAQRNRKVAVIDADFGLRNLDLLLGLENRVVYTAVDVLAGQCRLEQALVKDKRRGNLVLLPAAQNRTKDSVNPAQMRQLIAAIARVYDFVLIDSPAGIEMGFQNAIAAAQEALIVTTPEIAAVRDADRVIGLLEANNIKRTSLIINRIRPKMVEVNDMMSVEDVQEILAVPLIGVVPDDEKVIVSTNKGEPLVLSGNPTLAGTAFENIARRIEGEKVPFLDLNVKDGLLAKLKNFFTKPIG from the coding sequence ATGGGTCGCGTAATCGTTGTTACGTCTGGAAAAGGTGGGGTTGGCAAAACCACCACAACCGCTAATTTAGGCATGGCCTTGGCGCAGCGCAATCGCAAGGTTGCGGTCATTGATGCGGACTTTGGTCTGCGCAATTTGGATTTGCTCCTGGGGCTGGAAAACCGGGTTGTCTATACCGCTGTGGATGTGTTGGCGGGGCAATGTCGGCTAGAGCAGGCGTTGGTGAAAGACAAGCGGCGAGGCAATTTAGTCCTGTTACCTGCCGCGCAAAACCGCACCAAGGATTCCGTCAATCCCGCCCAGATGCGGCAGCTCATCGCAGCGATCGCGCGGGTCTATGACTTTGTCTTGATCGATTCTCCGGCGGGGATTGAAATGGGCTTCCAAAATGCGATCGCCGCTGCTCAGGAAGCGCTGATTGTGACGACGCCAGAAATTGCAGCTGTACGGGACGCCGATCGGGTCATTGGTTTGTTAGAAGCGAATAACATTAAGCGCACCAGTCTGATTATCAACCGGATTCGGCCCAAGATGGTGGAAGTCAATGACATGATGTCCGTGGAGGATGTGCAAGAAATTCTCGCGGTGCCCTTGATTGGCGTGGTGCCCGACGATGAGAAGGTAATTGTTTCCACGAACAAAGGCGAACCGCTCGTTTTGTCTGGCAATCCCACCTTGGCAGGCACCGCGTTTGAAAATATTGCCCGTCGGATCGAAGGGGAAAAAGTACCCTTTTTGGATCTCAATGTCAAAGATGGCCTGCTTGCCAAGCTGAAAAATTTCTTCACGAAACCGATCGGCTAA
- a CDS encoding PIN/TRAM domain-containing protein, producing the protein MLDAIIILALILAGAGIGFHGIEALPINLQDQVTNPEGLRFVVSGFGALIGTVFGLLVQTSYRRLEKQIKDMPAHVLLARSVGLVLGLLVANLMLAPIFLLPIPPEFAFIKPLTAILGSILFSVSGMSLADTHGRSLLRLINPSSVESVLLAEGTLKPASAKVLDTSSIIDGRIAEILATGFLEGQLLVPHFVLQELQQVADASNDQKRARGRRGLDILNQMRSKYPDRVVIHPADYEDIPTVDAKLVRLAMDINGALVTTDYNLNKVARVQQVAVLNLNDLSQAIRPSYLPGDSLDLKILKEGKEPAQGIGYLDDGTMVVVEDGRSYVGGELEVVVTSALQTSAGRMIFAKPKSLAMS; encoded by the coding sequence ATGCTTGATGCAATTATCATCTTGGCTCTCATCCTAGCAGGCGCAGGGATCGGTTTCCATGGGATCGAAGCCCTGCCGATCAACCTTCAGGATCAAGTCACCAATCCGGAAGGGTTGCGGTTTGTGGTCAGCGGATTTGGGGCGCTGATTGGCACGGTGTTTGGGCTGTTGGTGCAAACCAGCTACCGACGACTGGAAAAGCAAATTAAGGACATGCCCGCCCATGTGTTGCTGGCCCGATCGGTGGGGTTGGTTCTGGGCTTGCTGGTGGCCAACCTGATGCTGGCTCCCATCTTTCTGTTGCCGATTCCGCCGGAGTTTGCCTTTATTAAGCCGCTGACGGCCATTCTAGGGAGCATTCTCTTCTCGGTGTCCGGCATGTCCTTGGCCGATACCCACGGTCGATCGCTGCTGCGGTTGATCAATCCCAGCAGTGTGGAATCGGTCTTGCTGGCCGAAGGGACGCTGAAACCGGCATCGGCCAAGGTCTTGGATACCAGCAGCATCATTGATGGGCGGATTGCTGAAATTTTGGCGACGGGCTTTTTGGAAGGGCAGTTGTTGGTGCCCCACTTTGTCCTGCAAGAGCTGCAACAGGTGGCCGATGCGTCGAATGACCAGAAACGGGCACGGGGACGGCGGGGCTTGGATATTCTGAACCAGATGCGATCGAAATATCCCGATCGGGTCGTGATTCACCCAGCGGACTACGAGGATATTCCCACAGTGGATGCAAAATTAGTGCGGCTGGCGATGGACATTAACGGAGCCTTGGTGACAACGGACTACAACTTGAACAAAGTCGCGCGGGTGCAGCAGGTGGCGGTGCTGAACTTGAACGATCTCTCCCAGGCGATTCGCCCCAGTTACCTCCCCGGCGACAGTTTGGATTTAAAAATCCTCAAGGAAGGCAAAGAACCTGCCCAGGGGATCGGTTACCTGGACGACGGCACAATGGTGGTCGTGGAAGATGGCCGCAGCTATGTGGGCGGGGAGTTGGAAGTGGTGGTGACCAGTGCGCTGCAAACCTCCGCAGGTCGCATGATTTTCGCCAAACCCAAATCCCTCGCCATGTCTTAG
- the minE gene encoding cell division topological specificity factor MinE, with amino-acid sequence MILELLERMFPKFNDHTSRQEVKNRLKLVLAHDRSDLTPQMIEAMRQEILAVVSKYVDLDADSMDFALENNNRVTALVANLPIRRIKPEFYTVKENEGEIADLPELALDEAEVGDPKLVIENSIMTPEIATASASESPESLSENPPAPEGAPLIELGETSQESPREL; translated from the coding sequence ATGATCCTCGAACTTCTCGAACGGATGTTTCCAAAATTCAACGATCACACGAGTCGCCAGGAGGTGAAAAATCGCCTTAAGCTGGTTCTGGCTCACGATCGATCGGATTTGACACCGCAGATGATCGAGGCGATGCGACAGGAAATCTTGGCCGTTGTCTCGAAGTACGTCGATCTGGATGCGGATTCGATGGATTTTGCGCTAGAAAATAATAATCGGGTGACGGCCTTGGTGGCGAATTTGCCGATTCGGCGCATTAAACCAGAGTTTTATACCGTAAAAGAGAATGAAGGGGAAATTGCAGATTTACCAGAATTAGCGCTGGATGAAGCAGAAGTCGGCGATCCCAAGTTAGTGATTGAAAATTCGATCATGACGCCAGAAATTGCGACTGCAAGTGCTTCAGAAAGCCCCGAAAGTCTATCCGAAAATCCACCTGCGCCTGAAGGGGCACCTCTAATTGAACTAGGAGAAACCTCTCAAGAGTCTCCACGGGAGCTATAA
- a CDS encoding tetratricopeptide repeat protein encodes MGTSLAVNQQSFATEVLEKSYEKPVLVDFYATWCGPCQMLKPILETMVQEYDFVLAKVDIDENPDLANTYGVSGVPDVRIVTEGAVKPGFVGVLPEHQIRQLLEQLSLRSQLNAELEALYAEAAQGQVAESTAKLQALLEKYPNDYGLILEAANFYLEAGNHEKAETLLGIIPQYEKEYAARARGLQSLIQFQQITQLEVLSELDGMYQTAAQAALDQDYEAALQGFLAIVQRDRLYRNDAARRAMLSLFDLLGNDNPLTHQYRKQLMMAIY; translated from the coding sequence ATGGGAACCTCTTTGGCGGTTAATCAACAATCGTTTGCTACGGAAGTTTTAGAAAAATCCTACGAAAAGCCAGTATTAGTTGATTTCTATGCAACTTGGTGTGGGCCTTGCCAAATGCTGAAGCCCATCTTGGAAACGATGGTGCAGGAGTATGATTTTGTCCTAGCCAAGGTGGACATTGACGAAAATCCGGATTTGGCCAATACCTATGGGGTGTCCGGGGTGCCGGATGTGCGGATTGTGACGGAGGGTGCGGTGAAGCCCGGATTTGTGGGGGTGTTGCCGGAGCACCAAATTCGGCAATTGCTGGAACAACTGAGTTTACGATCGCAGCTGAATGCGGAACTGGAGGCGCTGTATGCGGAGGCGGCCCAGGGACAGGTGGCGGAATCGACGGCTAAGTTACAGGCTTTGCTGGAGAAATATCCCAATGACTATGGGTTGATTTTGGAAGCGGCCAATTTTTATCTAGAAGCAGGAAATCACGAAAAGGCGGAGACATTGTTGGGCATTATTCCGCAGTACGAGAAGGAATATGCGGCACGGGCGCGGGGGTTGCAGTCGTTGATTCAGTTTCAGCAAATTACGCAACTGGAAGTGCTGAGTGAGTTGGATGGGATGTATCAAACGGCAGCGCAGGCGGCTTTGGATCAGGATTATGAAGCAGCGTTGCAGGGCTTTTTGGCGATCGTGCAGCGTGATCGGTTATATCGCAATGATGCTGCGCGGCGTGCAATGCTGTCGCTGTTTGATTTGTTGGGGAATGATAATCCGTTAACCCATCAGTACCGCAAGCAACTGATGATGGCAATTTATTAA
- a CDS encoding tautomerase family protein yields MPQTKIHGQAEFLRQNRSRLSDIIHACIVEAFAYPIEKRFQRFFPMEPEDFIYPADRSPQYIVIEISFFAGRTVETKKTLIRLLYKRLSQELEMAVNDIEIILYEIPKEHWGVRGVPGDELNLGYQVNV; encoded by the coding sequence ATGCCACAAACAAAAATTCACGGCCAAGCGGAGTTCCTTCGTCAAAATCGATCGCGCCTTTCTGACATCATTCACGCTTGTATTGTTGAAGCATTCGCCTATCCGATCGAAAAACGGTTTCAGCGCTTTTTTCCCATGGAACCTGAGGATTTTATTTACCCCGCCGATCGATCGCCGCAATACATTGTGATTGAAATTAGCTTCTTTGCTGGACGCACAGTGGAAACCAAGAAAACACTAATCCGCTTATTGTATAAACGGTTAAGTCAAGAATTAGAAATGGCTGTCAATGACATTGAAATCATCCTCTACGAAATTCCCAAGGAACACTGGGGCGTACGCGGTGTACCCGGAGATGAATTAAATCTGGGCTACCAGGTCAACGTTTAG
- the minC gene encoding septum site-determining protein MinC — MTADLPHPDANAERTASTPVSPSEAPPFAPKDPVNDPASSAPASPESPAASAPIPDSPTPSTPPTPSPDNPSPESVSSNSSHSDLPHSDLPHSDLPNSDIPDADDPPTDVTQVPAGVMAQSDPQAPIDPNAQIRIKTEQGKLWAILPPEPTDKEKTLGYSWTELIQQLQQRLNGDARSWAPGSNVRVMARDRLLNSTQLQELAEVLTKAQLRLKRVYTTRRQTAVAAATAGYSVEQTIPRLQVTKPANGENTPPLAEPLYLEMTLRSGVEIRHNGSVVVMGDLNPGSSIVAEGDILIWGRLRGVVHAGSAGNASAIVMALKMEPAQIRIADFVARGPSNPPNQIFPEVAYVTAQGKISIASAADFSRPILK, encoded by the coding sequence ATGACTGCCGACCTTCCCCACCCCGACGCCAACGCTGAGCGTACCGCATCTACGCCTGTTTCCCCCTCGGAGGCCCCCCCTTTTGCCCCCAAAGACCCAGTGAACGACCCAGCATCCAGTGCCCCAGCCTCACCGGAGTCACCTGCGGCCAGTGCTCCGATTCCAGATTCTCCCACCCCTTCTACCCCTCCTACCCCCAGCCCCGATAACCCAAGTCCAGAGTCGGTATCCAGCAATTCATCCCATAGCGATTTACCCCATAGCGATTTACCCCATAGCGATTTACCCAACTCCGACATTCCCGACGCCGATGATCCACCCACGGATGTGACCCAGGTGCCTGCGGGCGTAATGGCGCAAAGCGATCCCCAAGCCCCGATCGACCCCAATGCCCAAATTCGCATCAAAACAGAACAGGGTAAACTCTGGGCCATCCTACCGCCGGAACCCACGGACAAAGAGAAAACCCTAGGCTACTCCTGGACGGAACTGATCCAGCAACTTCAACAACGCTTGAATGGCGATGCCCGATCGTGGGCACCGGGCAGTAATGTACGAGTCATGGCCCGCGATCGGCTATTAAACAGCACTCAATTGCAGGAACTCGCGGAAGTGCTGACCAAGGCCCAACTGCGGCTGAAGCGCGTCTACACCACCCGTCGCCAAACCGCCGTTGCCGCTGCCACCGCAGGCTATTCCGTCGAACAAACCATTCCCCGTCTGCAAGTCACCAAACCCGCCAATGGCGAAAATACGCCCCCCCTCGCAGAACCACTCTACTTAGAAATGACCCTGCGATCGGGCGTCGAAATTCGTCATAACGGCTCCGTCGTGGTCATGGGTGACCTGAATCCTGGCAGTTCGATCGTGGCAGAGGGCGATATCTTGATCTGGGGACGGCTGCGGGGGGTTGTCCATGCCGGATCAGCGGGCAATGCCAGCGCGATCGTCATGGCGCTCAAAATGGAACCCGCCCAAATTCGCATCGCCGATTTCGTAGCCCGTGGCCCGTCGAACCCACCCAACCAAATTTTTCCGGAAGTCGCCTATGTCACCGCGCAAGGAAAAATTAGTATCGCCAGCGCGGCGGATTTCTCCCGGCCTATCCTGAAGTAA
- the bioF gene encoding 8-amino-7-oxononanoate synthase, translating to MHSDPYAWLDRSLETLHKAGWYRSTKTVTGKPGTRICVDGQALLNFASNDYLGLAGDDRLIAAAVAATQAYGTGTTGSRLITGHRDLHRQLERAIAALKQTEDAIVFSSGYAANLGTIAALMGQRDLILSDQYNHSSLRSGALVSGARLLEYRHGDLAEVRSRLVAERANFPRCLILTDSVFSMDGDLAPLPELLDLAEEFSCMVLVDEAHGTGVMGQSGAGCVEHFGCTGRSLIQMGTLSKALGSLGGYVAGSAKLVDFLRNRAPSWIYTTGLTAADTAAALAALEIVKTEPDRRDRLWANVAYLKTQLERLSHQNETFRLLPSDSPIVCLGLADVATAMQMGQALQTNGIFAPAIRPPTVPTSRIRMTVMATHSVSDIDQLVDAIQRSIAAIERCR from the coding sequence ATGCATTCCGATCCCTATGCTTGGCTCGATCGATCCTTGGAAACGTTGCACAAGGCGGGTTGGTATCGATCGACCAAAACGGTGACGGGAAAACCGGGCACGCGAATTTGCGTCGATGGGCAGGCATTGCTCAACTTTGCTAGTAATGATTACCTGGGATTAGCGGGGGACGATCGCTTGATTGCCGCAGCGGTGGCGGCCACGCAAGCCTATGGCACAGGGACAACGGGTTCGCGCTTAATTACCGGCCATCGGGACTTGCATCGACAGTTGGAACGGGCGATCGCGGCGTTGAAACAAACGGAAGATGCGATCGTCTTTAGCTCCGGCTATGCCGCTAATTTGGGCACGATCGCGGCGCTGATGGGCCAGCGGGATTTGATTCTGTCCGATCAGTACAATCACTCCAGTCTGCGCAGTGGGGCGCTGGTGAGTGGGGCGCGGTTGTTGGAGTACCGCCATGGGGATTTGGCCGAGGTGCGATCGCGGCTGGTGGCGGAACGGGCCAATTTTCCCCGCTGCTTAATCCTGACGGATAGTGTCTTCAGTATGGATGGGGATTTGGCTCCGTTGCCGGAACTGCTGGATTTGGCGGAGGAATTTAGCTGTATGGTGCTGGTGGATGAGGCCCACGGCACCGGGGTGATGGGCCAATCCGGTGCGGGCTGTGTGGAGCATTTTGGTTGCACGGGCCGATCGCTGATTCAGATGGGCACGCTGAGTAAGGCGCTGGGTAGTTTGGGGGGCTATGTGGCGGGGTCGGCAAAGTTGGTGGATTTTCTGCGTAACCGTGCTCCCAGTTGGATTTACACCACGGGCTTGACAGCAGCGGATACGGCAGCGGCCTTGGCCGCGTTGGAAATCGTGAAAACGGAACCCGATCGCCGCGATCGCCTCTGGGCCAATGTCGCTTATTTAAAAACGCAGTTAGAACGGCTTAGTCACCAGAATGAAACGTTCAGGTTACTGCCCTCGGACTCGCCGATCGTCTGTTTGGGGCTAGCCGATGTGGCCACGGCGATGCAGATGGGGCAAGCGCTTCAGACGAATGGCATTTTTGCTCCGGCCATTCGTCCGCCCACGGTTCCCACCAGCCGCATTCGCATGACCGTGATGGCAACCCATAGCGTTTCGGATATTGATCAGTTAGTGGATGCGATTCAGCGTTCGATCGCCGCGATCGAACGCTGCCGTTAA
- a CDS encoding ATP-dependent 6-phosphofructokinase, with the protein MGIKRIGILTSGGDCAGLNAVIRAVVYRAIGTYDWEVVGICRATQGLMCSPPDVMELTIEQVDRWLTGGGTFLGTTNQGNPFAYPMQDGSVIDRSDEIIENYRSLNLDALIGIGGDGSIAILRKLMQLGNIPFVAIPKTIDNDVDVTERSIGFDTAVNIATEALDRLQFTAASHSRVMILEVMGRDAGHIAISAGIAGGADVILIPEIPYSISKVCDKIRERQAKGKNYSLIIVSEAVRTETGDTISSTNALGQCRYGGIGQYLADRISACSGAETRVTVLGHVQRGGTPSPLDRLLASAFGVAAVDLLAEGKFDRMVAWQQRSVIDVPIMDGIAHYHAVDPVSTLVKTAKGLGIYLGE; encoded by the coding sequence ATGGGTATTAAACGCATTGGCATCTTAACCAGTGGTGGCGACTGCGCCGGTCTGAATGCCGTGATTCGGGCCGTGGTCTATCGCGCGATCGGCACCTACGATTGGGAAGTGGTGGGCATCTGCCGCGCCACCCAAGGCTTGATGTGCAGTCCGCCCGACGTGATGGAGTTAACGATCGAACAGGTCGATCGCTGGCTCACCGGGGGCGGCACCTTTCTCGGCACCACCAATCAAGGCAATCCCTTTGCCTATCCCATGCAAGACGGATCCGTGATTGATCGTTCCGATGAAATTATCGAAAATTACCGATCGCTGAATCTAGACGCACTGATTGGCATTGGGGGGGACGGCAGCATTGCGATTTTGCGCAAATTGATGCAACTGGGCAACATCCCCTTCGTGGCCATTCCCAAAACCATTGACAACGATGTGGACGTCACTGAGCGATCGATCGGCTTTGACACGGCTGTCAACATTGCTACCGAAGCCCTCGATCGGCTGCAATTTACCGCTGCCAGCCACTCCCGCGTCATGATTTTGGAAGTGATGGGTCGGGATGCAGGACACATTGCCATCAGCGCCGGAATCGCTGGGGGAGCCGATGTTATCCTGATCCCAGAAATTCCCTATTCGATCAGCAAAGTCTGCGACAAAATCCGGGAGCGGCAAGCGAAGGGCAAAAACTATTCCCTCATCATTGTGTCCGAAGCGGTGCGCACTGAAACTGGGGACACCATCAGTTCCACCAACGCCCTCGGCCAATGCCGCTACGGGGGAATTGGACAATACCTGGCCGATCGTATCTCCGCCTGTAGTGGGGCCGAAACGCGGGTTACCGTTCTGGGCCATGTGCAGCGGGGGGGCACCCCTTCGCCGTTGGATCGCTTGCTAGCTTCGGCCTTTGGGGTAGCAGCCGTGGACTTGCTGGCTGAGGGCAAATTCGATCGCATGGTGGCATGGCAACAACGATCGGTGATTGATGTGCCGATCATGGATGGGATCGCCCACTACCACGCCGTCGATCCGGTCAGTACGTTGGTGAAAACCGCGAAGGGACTTGGGATTTATCTAGGGGAATAG
- the hemW gene encoding radical SAM family heme chaperone HemW, which yields MLHNDAITAAYLHIPFCRRRCYYCDFPISVVGDRKTGHNSGMIQEYVDKLCGEIRGTTQRSTQPCQTQPYQTQPFPTQLQTIFFGGGTPSLLTPQQLDRLLTTLNQTFGIAPGAEISIEIDPGTFDRAQLQGYRSAGITRVSLGSQAFQPELLQVCGRTHQVEDIYHSAELIHEVGITNYSLDLISGLPSQTVQQWQASLEAAIDLRPTHISTYDLTLEPGTVFGKRYQPGDRPLPTDETTADMYRLASRTLQAAGYEHYEISNYAQPGYACRHNLTYWENRSFYGFGMGATSYVNGQRFARPRTREAYYQWLENPEIPSELLASEIDHTSDRLVETLMVGLRLAKGVAIENLRQQFGNSAIEQVWQCLKRYQAPGWVEAWDATGKRLPPDVSWEEIDRMSLSEPEGFLFSNVVLVSLFEAFGT from the coding sequence GTGTTGCATAACGACGCAATTACCGCTGCCTATTTACACATCCCCTTTTGTCGGCGGCGCTGTTACTACTGTGATTTTCCCATTTCTGTGGTGGGCGATCGCAAAACGGGGCACAACTCTGGCATGATTCAGGAGTATGTGGACAAGCTATGTGGGGAAATCCGTGGCACTACACAGCGATCGACGCAGCCTTGCCAAACCCAGCCTTACCAAACCCAGCCTTTCCCCACTCAGTTGCAAACCATCTTCTTCGGGGGGGGAACACCATCGTTGTTAACACCGCAACAACTCGATCGGCTGCTGACGACGCTGAATCAAACCTTTGGCATTGCACCGGGGGCCGAAATCTCGATCGAAATTGACCCCGGCACCTTCGATCGGGCCCAACTCCAAGGCTATCGATCGGCGGGGATTACGCGGGTCAGTCTGGGGTCCCAAGCCTTTCAACCGGAATTGCTGCAAGTCTGTGGCCGCACCCATCAGGTGGAAGATATTTACCATTCCGCAGAATTAATTCACGAGGTCGGCATCACCAACTATAGTCTGGACTTGATTTCCGGGTTGCCTAGCCAGACGGTGCAACAGTGGCAAGCGTCGTTAGAGGCCGCGATCGACCTGCGACCCACCCACATTTCCACCTATGACCTCACCTTGGAACCGGGGACGGTGTTTGGTAAGCGCTACCAACCGGGCGATCGGCCCCTGCCCACGGACGAAACCACCGCAGACATGTATCGCCTTGCCTCGCGCACGTTGCAAGCAGCGGGTTATGAGCATTACGAAATTTCCAACTATGCCCAGCCCGGTTATGCCTGTCGCCATAATTTGACCTACTGGGAAAATCGATCGTTCTATGGCTTTGGCATGGGCGCAACCAGTTACGTCAACGGCCAGCGTTTTGCCCGACCGCGCACGCGGGAGGCGTATTATCAATGGCTGGAAAATCCTGAAATCCCCTCAGAATTGCTAGCAAGTGAAATTGATCACACCTCCGATCGTCTCGTGGAAACGCTCATGGTTGGCTTACGATTAGCAAAAGGGGTGGCGATCGAAAACCTGCGACAACAGTTTGGCAACTCAGCGATCGAACAGGTTTGGCAATGCTTGAAACGTTACCAAGCTCCTGGCTGGGTGGAGGCTTGGGATGCTACGGGAAAACGGTTGCCCCCCGATGTATCCTGGGAGGAGATCGATCGAATGAGCCTGTCGGAACCGGAGGGCTTTCTGTTTTCCAATGTTGTGCTGGTTAGCTTGTTTGAAGCCTTTGGGACTTGA